CAAAACAGGCACTCATTAAACAGGATGGAATAATACTAGAAGCCTTGTCTAACGCTATGTTCCGGGTGAAATTGGAAAATGGGCATGAGATTTTGGCCACCATTTCTGGCAAAATGAGAATGCACTATATCCGCATCCTTCCTGGAGATAAGGTAGGGGTCGAGATGAGCCCATATGATTTGAGCAGAGGAAGGATCATATTCAGATATAAATAAACACATAGACTTATAACTCATAACTTATGAAGGTAAGAGCTTCCATAAAAAAAAGAAGTGCAGATTGTAAGATCGTGCGCAGGAAGGGTAAATTGTTGGTGATCAACAAGAAGAATCCTCGTTTTAAACAACGTCAGGGTTAATCATATTAAATAAACTAGAAAATTTAATTCAAATATGGCACGTATAGCCGGTATCGATCTACCTAAGAATAAAAGAGGAGAAATTGGTCTGACCTATATCTATGGTATTGGCCGTTCTACCGCTCAGTACATTCTGGAAAAGTCAGGAATTGACTTTAACAAGAAAGTAAAAGACTGGAACGATGATGAGCAGACAACTATCCGTAACATCATCAATGGTGAGTTTAAGGTAGAAGGTCAGCTGCGTTCTGAAGTACAAATGAATATTAAGCGTCTGCTGGATATCGCTTGTTACCGTGGTCTTCGCCACAGAAAGGGCTTACCGCTCAGAGGCCAGCGTACTCGTACTAACAGCCGTACCCGTAAAGGTAAACGTAAGACGGTTGCAGGTAAGAAAAAAGCGCCTAAGAAATAATCTTGATAATACAAATAACAAGTTCCAGTTTCCAATTGTCGTAAAGATGACGTGGTGTATCTGGAACCTGGAACCTGGAATTTTATATAATTATGGCAAAAGCACAAAATACAAAAGCTGCAGCTAGCAAGAAAAGGGTAGTTAAAGTAGATAACTACGGTGATGTTCACATTTCTGCTAGTTTCAACAACATTATCATCAGCATTACCAACAAGCAAGGACAGGTAATCTCCTGGTCTACTGCTGGTAAAATGGGCTTCAAGGGTTCTAAGAAGAACACTCCATATGCTGCCCAGCTGGCTGCTTCCGATGCTGCTAAAGTAGCACTGGATGCTGGTCTGAAAAGAGCAGATGTTTTTGTAAAAGGTCCAGGAGCAGGACGTGAGAGCGCAATCCGTGCAATCGCTAACTCCGGTATCGAAGTGACTATGATCAAGGATGTGACTCCGCTGCCACACAATGGTTGCCGTCCTCCTAAGAAGAGAAGAGTATAGTATCTATATAATATACTGAAGATTTTCGAAAGTGGATAGCTGAGAGGAAACTCTCACTGCCCACTTTCGATTTTCTAATTCAGAAGTTTTAACAAACAAGTGGGTATATGATCGTGTTTAAGATTTTTTAAAGATCATATATCGTAACTAAAAAATCTAGTAACAAAATGGCAAGGTACACAGGACCAAAGACCAAGATCTCCAGAATTTTTGGAGAGCCGATTTTAGGTAACGGTAAGTATTTAGGAAAGAACAGTAACCCTCCGGGTCAGCATGGTGCAACCCGTAAGCGTAAACAGCTGGGTGAATACGCACTGCAGCTGCGTGAAAAACAGAAAGCTAAATACACTTATGGTGTATTAGAGCGTCAGTTCGCTAACCTGTTCGTTGAGGCAAACCGTCGTAAAGGCGTTACCGGTGAAGTATTGATCAAATTACTGGAAGCTCGTCTGGATAATGCAGTATTCCGTATGGGTATTGCTCCTTCCCGTCCTGCTGCACGTCAGCTGGTGTCTCACAAGCACATCACTGTAAACGGTCAGGTAATGAACATCCCTTCTTATCAACTGCAACCAGGTGATATCATCGGACTGAAAGAATCTGCTGCAACTAACACCGCAATCACCAGCAACATTCGTGGTAAAAACCCTAAGTTTAGCTGGTTGGATTGGAACGAGAAAGAACTGAAAGGTACTTTCATCGCCTATCCTGAAAGGGAAGCAGTTCCTGAGAATATCAAGGAACAGCTGATCGTAGAATTGTACTCTAAATAATAACAATACTTTAGCCGTTAGCGAAGCATCGTCGGTTATCAATATAAGTTTCTTATATTGGTATCTAATGATTGCCTGCTGACGGCTATTGGCAGTTTTACATAAACATTTAAACTTAACATATCAATGGCAATTCTGAATTTCCAAAAGCCTGATAAGATCGTTTTGCAAAAGTCAACAGACTTTGAAGCTCAATTCGAATTCCGGCCGTTAGAACCGGGTTATGGGGTGACTGTAGGTAACGCGCTTCGTCGTGTCCTGTTGTCATCACTGGAGGGTTATGCCATTGTGGGAATAAAGATAGAAGGAGCAGACCACGAGTTTGCAACTTTAAAAGGAATTACCGAAGACGTAACTGAGATCATCCTGAACCTGAAACAGGTTCGTTTCAAAAGGATCGTAGAGAATGAAGTGAGCAACGAAAAGATCCAGATCTCTATCAAAGGTAAGACCGAGTTCCGTGCTGATATGATCGAGAAAGCTACCAGTGCTTTCCAGATTATGAATCCTGAGTTACTCATCTGCACACTCGATCCATCCTCAAAGCTGGATATCGAACTGACTATCGGTAAAGGCCGTGGTTATGTGCCTGCTGAGGAAAACAAACCAAAGGATGCAGTATTCGGCTACATCGCCATCGACTCTATCTTTACACCTATTAAGAATGTAAAGTATAGCATTGAAAATACCCGTGTGGAGCAGAAGACTGACTACGAGAAACTGATCATGGAAGTGATCACTGATGGTACCATCCACCCGGAAGAAGCTGTTAAACAAGCTTCCCGCATCCTGATCCAGCACCTGATGATCATCACTGATGAAAATATCAGCTTTGATACGAAGGATACTGAGAAAGAAGATGTGGTTGATGAACAAACACTGCAACTGCGTAAGATCCTGAAGACACCACTGGAAGATCTGGATCTGAGCGTACGTGCTTTCAACTGTCTGAAAGCTGCTAAGATCAACTCCCTGAGCGAACTGGTACAGTACGAACAGGAAGAGCTGATGAAGTTCAGAAACTTTGGTCAGAAATCCCTGAGCGAAATCGAGCAGGTACTGAACGAAAGAGGTCTGCATTTCGGTATGGATCTTTCCAAACTGAAACTGGACGAAGAATAGTCTAAACTACTTTATAACATAAGTACTCTGTAATTCCTGACACGGTACAGAGGAATCTAAAATCACAATGTCATGCGTCACGGTAATAAAGTGAACCACTTAAGCAGAACTGCTTCTCATCGTAAAGCCCTGTTATCTAACCTGGCTATCGAATTGATCAATCACAAACGTATCACCACCACCCTGGCGAAAGCTAAGGCGCTGCGTGTTTATGTTGAACCTCTGCTGACAAGAGCAAAGGACGATTCTACCCACAACCGTAGAATTGTGTTCAGCTACCTGCAGAACAAAGAAGCGATCAAGGAAATCTTTGGTGCAGTAAGCGAGAAAATCGCAAACCGCCCAGGTGGTTATACCCGTATCATCAAGCTTGGCAAACGTGTGGGCGATAATGCTGAAACTGCACTGATCGAACTGGTTGATTTCAACGAAATCTACGGTGGTAAAGTGGAAGAAAAAGCAGCTCCTGCGAAGAAAACCCGTCGTGCCGGCGGTGCTAAGAAGAATGATGCAGCGGCAACTGCAACTGAAGAGAAAACTGCTGAGTAATTAGCATATAGTATCTGAAGATAATGAAAGAGTCCCGGGAGTAATCCCGGGATTTTTTCATTTGTAGAATAGGGGACGACCTCTGGCAGCTGTCGTATTATTCAATTAATTAATTAAATTATTTTGTAATATTGCTAACAGGACAACTAACCATAATCTCAGAAACCTATGATTTATTTAAAGTGCAACGCCTGTGCTCACCACAACCCGTCACGCTCTGAATTCCTTACATTTTGCGAAAAATGTGGCAAAAAGATAGAGAACTGTTTCTCTAACTGGAAACAAAAACGTCCGGAAGGGGATTTTGAAG
This Chitinophaga sancti DNA region includes the following protein-coding sequences:
- the rpsD gene encoding 30S ribosomal protein S4 yields the protein MARYTGPKTKISRIFGEPILGNGKYLGKNSNPPGQHGATRKRKQLGEYALQLREKQKAKYTYGVLERQFANLFVEANRRKGVTGEVLIKLLEARLDNAVFRMGIAPSRPAARQLVSHKHITVNGQVMNIPSYQLQPGDIIGLKESAATNTAITSNIRGKNPKFSWLDWNEKELKGTFIAYPEREAVPENIKEQLIVELYSK
- the infA gene encoding translation initiation factor IF-1; translated protein: MAKQALIKQDGIILEALSNAMFRVKLENGHEILATISGKMRMHYIRILPGDKVGVEMSPYDLSRGRIIFRYK
- the rpsK gene encoding 30S ribosomal protein S11 translates to MAKAQNTKAAASKKRVVKVDNYGDVHISASFNNIIISITNKQGQVISWSTAGKMGFKGSKKNTPYAAQLAASDAAKVALDAGLKRADVFVKGPGAGRESAIRAIANSGIEVTMIKDVTPLPHNGCRPPKKRRV
- the rpsM gene encoding 30S ribosomal protein S13, encoding MARIAGIDLPKNKRGEIGLTYIYGIGRSTAQYILEKSGIDFNKKVKDWNDDEQTTIRNIINGEFKVEGQLRSEVQMNIKRLLDIACYRGLRHRKGLPLRGQRTRTNSRTRKGKRKTVAGKKKAPKK
- the rpmJ gene encoding 50S ribosomal protein L36 encodes the protein MKVRASIKKRSADCKIVRRKGKLLVINKKNPRFKQRQG
- a CDS encoding DNA-directed RNA polymerase subunit alpha; translated protein: MAILNFQKPDKIVLQKSTDFEAQFEFRPLEPGYGVTVGNALRRVLLSSLEGYAIVGIKIEGADHEFATLKGITEDVTEIILNLKQVRFKRIVENEVSNEKIQISIKGKTEFRADMIEKATSAFQIMNPELLICTLDPSSKLDIELTIGKGRGYVPAEENKPKDAVFGYIAIDSIFTPIKNVKYSIENTRVEQKTDYEKLIMEVITDGTIHPEEAVKQASRILIQHLMIITDENISFDTKDTEKEDVVDEQTLQLRKILKTPLEDLDLSVRAFNCLKAAKINSLSELVQYEQEELMKFRNFGQKSLSEIEQVLNERGLHFGMDLSKLKLDEE